From a region of the Cyanobacterium sp. T60_A2020_053 genome:
- a CDS encoding PepSY domain-containing protein, with the protein MLQIYQRNNTFDPIFIKFHTELLAGIIGKTVLGFVGISLFLLTITGLLLWNGWQKLALGFKIRFGSKWRLLNYDIHKVIGILSFIFVANFAITGAILALDKPSG; encoded by the coding sequence ATATTACAAATATACCAAAGAAATAATACTTTTGACCCTATTTTTATTAAATTTCATACAGAGTTATTAGCAGGAATTATTGGCAAAACTGTTTTAGGTTTTGTGGGAATCAGTTTATTTTTATTAACTATTACTGGTTTATTACTATGGAATGGATGGCAAAAATTAGCACTTGGTTTTAAAATTCGTTTTGGCTCGAAGTGGCGCTTATTAAATTATGATATACATAAAGTTATCGGTATTTTATCATTCATTTTTGTTGCTAATTTTGCGATAACAGGAGCCATTCTTGCTTTGGATAAACCCAGTGGTTAA
- the pdxH gene encoding pyridoxamine 5'-phosphate oxidase: MDYLPSLREDYIKGGLLEKDVLTDPFQQFHRWFEDAVSARQIEPNAMTLATVDGDGQPHARIVLLKNLDARGFVFFTNYQSDKAQNLAVNPRGALVFWWSSLERQVRLEGQIEKISPQESDDYFYSRPLGSQLGAWASPQSQIIDSRQVLDEGLRALEEKYQDQKVPRPEHWGGFRLIPARFEFWQGRSNRLHDRLCYTPDNQGWQIQRLAP; encoded by the coding sequence ATGGATTATTTACCCTCATTGAGGGAAGATTATATCAAAGGTGGTTTATTAGAAAAAGATGTATTAACTGATCCTTTTCAGCAGTTTCATCGCTGGTTTGAGGATGCCGTCAGCGCCCGTCAAATTGAGCCTAACGCCATGACTTTAGCAACGGTGGATGGCGACGGGCAACCCCACGCGCGCATCGTCTTATTAAAAAATTTAGATGCCCGTGGCTTTGTATTTTTTACTAATTATCAGAGTGATAAAGCTCAAAATTTAGCAGTAAATCCCAGAGGGGCGCTGGTGTTTTGGTGGTCAAGTTTAGAGCGACAGGTGCGCCTAGAAGGACAAATCGAAAAAATTTCGCCCCAAGAATCCGATGATTATTTCTATAGTCGCCCTCTCGGTTCACAATTAGGCGCTTGGGCTTCTCCTCAAAGTCAAATTATCGATAGTCGTCAGGTTTTAGATGAAGGGTTGAGGGCGCTGGAAGAAAAGTATCAAGATCAAAAAGTGCCACGCCCTGAGCATTGGGGCGGTTTTAGGCTCATTCCAGCCCGTTTTGAGTTTTGGCAAGGGCGCTCTAATCGACTTCATGATCGTCTGTGTTATACTCCTGACAATCAAGGTTGGCAAATTCAACGTCTTGCACCTTAA